The DNA region TTCAGCTTATCGTCCATCAGGATGGTAACCTTGCCGTGGCCTTCCACGCGGGTTACCGGTTCTATGGTGATCTTTTTGACATGGCTTTGCAGGTGTTTTAGTCAAACTTTACAACTTCATAGGGCAATTTGAGCGGATTGCCGGTGATCAGGGCCACTAGCGCTTCCCATATCAGGTCGGCTCGTGGCGGGCAGCCCGGCAGGAAATAGTCAATCTTGACGATCTCGTGGCAGGGATACACCCGGTCGAGCAGCATTGGCAGCTCATCATCGTTGGGCAGGATGCGTTCTTTGTTGAGCTGCACAGTCGGCCCGTTCAGGTAGGCTTCCTCGATGCACTCCTCCACCGGGATGCCGTTCCGCATGGCAGGCAGTCCGCCCATGATGGCACATTCGCCCAGCGAGATCAGAATCTTGCAGTTTTTGCGAAACGAACGCAGCACCTCCACGTTTTCGCTGTTGCAACAGCCTCCTTCGATGATGCCGATGTCCACCGGCTTGGTGAAGGTCTTGATATCGTCGACCGGCGATTTGTTAAATTCGACCAGCTCGATGAGCTGCAATATGCGTTCGTCAATATCGAGTATGGACATATGGCAGCCAAAACATCCTGCCAATGAAGTAGTTGCGATTACTGGTTTACTCATTTTAGTTTCCTCCTCCGGTTTTGGTTAAACGGCCACATCGCTGCCGATGGGTTTATGATCGAATTTTCGCTGGCCGATGGGTTGAACGAAGCCTTTTTCTTTTACCAGGATTGAGCCTACTGGGCAGGCATTCATGGCGGCTTCGGCCAGCTCAGGGGTCATCTGCTTGCCCAGATCCTCGTCGAGCACCACTTCCAGGTGGTTTCCCCGGTTGCGGAAAGCAAAGAGCGGGCGTCCCTGATCGTCGCGTATGGCTTTGATGCAACGTTTGCACATGATGCAACGGTTCTGGTCTTTGATGATATAAGGCGAAGAGGCATCGACACCTTTCTGCGGGAAGTCGTAGGGGAACCGCGGCACCATCATCTGATAGTAGTAGCCAAGCGCCTGCAGTTCGCAGTTTCCGCTTTTTTCGCATGCGGGGCAGAAATGGTTGCCACTCACAAACAGCAGTTCCACGATACTTTTTCGCAACTCATTGATTTGCTCTGTGTTGCTTTCAATTTCCATGCCCATGGTTACGGGTGTGGTACACGAAGTCATAAGCCGACCGTTGATGCGCACCGTGCAGATGCGGCATGCCCCTTTGGGTTTGACGCCGGGCATATTGCACAGGGTGGGGATATAAATCCCGTTTTGCCTTGCAGCCTCAACAATATAAGTACCGCTTTCGGCCATGCATTCTGTGCCGTCGATTTTAAATTTGATCAGTTCGCTCATGGGTGCTGTGTTTAATGTTCGTGATGGTGAAACACGGCCTTACGGCCCACGTAAGCATTGGCAGCCTTAACCGAAGCTTCGAGGTCGAAACCCTGGTCGAAGTCTTTGTCTTTCTGCAGCAATTGTTCGTACAGATGAGGGAAGTTTTTCAGGCTCGAAATGATGGGGTTGCCCGCTGTCTGGCCTAATCCGCAACGACTGGCCTGAAGCACTTTACCCCACTCACGCAATTCATCCAGGTCTTTTTTCACGCCCCGTCCGTTTAGGATCTTGAGCAACTTGTTGCGCATTACCTGCGGCATGTTGCGGCAGGTGGAACACGACCCGCATGACTCGTCGATGAAGAATTCCATGAAATTGAGCACCACATCGCGGAGCAGATTGCGCTGCTTGCCGAAGATGATCATCGAGCCGCCTGTAGAAAGGTCGCTGTAGCCGAGGGTACGATAAAACTCATCAGGACCGATGAGTGTACCCGAAGGCCCGCCCACCTGCACTGCCTGCACATCGTAGGCACCAACCATGTCGAGCATATCGGCTACGTTGAACCCCCAGTTGACCTCGTACACCCCGGGGAACATGCAATCGCCGGATATGCTGAGAATTTTCGTTCCCGTGGAGTCGTCGGTTCCAAATTGGGTAAACCATTCGCCTCCGTTTTCGATGATGCGCACCACCGTGGCAAAGGTTTCCACATTGTTTATTATAGTAGGCTGATCGAGATAGCCCTTTTCGACCGGGAAAGGTGGTTTGTCGCGTGGCTCGCCACGTTTACCTTCGAGCGACTCAAGCAAGGCCGATTCCTCGCCGCACACATAAGCGCCTGCACCATATTGGATGCGGATATCAAAGTTGAAGCCTTCAATACCGCAGATGTTTTTGCCCAGCAGGCCTTCGTTGCGCATGTTTTGCAACACGCCTTCCAGATAATCCTTCATGTAGCGGTACTCATAACGCAGATAGAGGATGCCCTGGTCGCCTCCGATGGCATATCCGGCTACGGTCATGCCTTCGAACACAAGTTCGGGCTTTTCGGTCAGGATAACCCTGTCTTTGAAAGTGCCCGGTTCGCCTTCGTCGGCATTGCATACCACATAATGTTTATCTCCTTTGGCCCGGCGGCAAAACTCCCACTTGAAACCGGTGGGGAAGCCTGCCCCTCCCCTGCCCCGCAGGTGACTATGTTTCACCTCGGCAATGACAGCCTCGGGCGACATCACGGTCAGCTTCTCGCGCAACACCTTGCCATAGTGGTAGTTGTCCGAAAGCACCATGCCTTTGCGGCGAATGTTGCTCGAAACCATCGCCCGGAGCCGGGGATCCTGGTTTTTGCCATCGCCAAACCCTTCGTGCACCAGTTCGTTGAGCGAGCGGCCTTCGCGGATGTACCTTATAATCTCTTTGGCCCTGAAAGGGGTAAGCCTGGTAAACACCTTGTTGTTGATGATGGCCGCCGGCTCCTGGTCGCTCATGCCGATGCAGGCCGTGTCGAACAGCCCGATCAAACCGTCGGGAGTTACCTCGCCAAAGCGAATGCCGGCCGCCTTTTCAAAAGCATCCCGAATAGCCTGACGCCCGAACATGTTGGCTACAACACTGTTGTTCAGGTAGATGGAATACTTTCCCCTTGGCTTCATACTCAGAAAATGGTAAAAACTGATGGTCTGCTCGATATCAGCCAAAGAGGTACCCAGAAGCGCAGCCAACTCGCGTGCGTTGGCTTTGCTGATGTAACCCTCCGTTTCCTGGATCTCGATCAGCATGTCCATCAGGCGTGTGCGGTCGTTGCCATACTTCCACGCAATGAGTTTTGCGATGTTTTCCATGCAGTGAGTAGTGTTTGTTGGTTAAAATGAACGACTTAAGCTTTGTTGTTAATCGATTCACAACAAATGTACAAGCAAATCTCAGCTGCACAACAGCAGAATGAAATTTAGAATGTGTTTAAATTAGATTCTTGCAGGGGGTTTCATTGAAAGGCCTGTGCTTTCAAACTCATAAATCGCTGAGGGAATGTATTTTAGCTACTCTTTATTGCACGGAGCATATGCCGTTTTCCCCCAAAACCCGGAAGACGTTCGAGGGTGAAGCCAACCTGGCGCAATGCCTGTTTTACGCTGCCTTTTGCGCTGTATGTGACCAGCAATCCACCTTTGCACAAAGCATGATAAATGGCCGAAAAAATATCACATGTCCAGAGCTCAGGCTGCACAGCCGCACTGAAGGCATCAAAATAGACCAACTGAAACCGGCCGGCCTCCGGCACAAAGGTCCTGAAATCGGCTTCCAGCTTGGTGAGGAAAAAACTTTCCGTGATTTTCTCCTCCTTGTTCCAGGCTGCCGACATGATGCGAAAGTAGCGCTCACCGGCGTCCGGCTTTAGAAAACGGGCATAGTCGAGT from Bacteroidota bacterium includes:
- a CDS encoding (2Fe-2S)-binding protein is translated as MSELIKFKIDGTECMAESGTYIVEAARQNGIYIPTLCNMPGVKPKGACRICTVRINGRLMTSCTTPVTMGMEIESNTEQINELRKSIVELLFVSGNHFCPACEKSGNCELQALGYYYQMMVPRFPYDFPQKGVDASSPYIIKDQNRCIMCKRCIKAIRDDQGRPLFAFRNRGNHLEVVLDEDLGKQMTPELAEAAMNACPVGSILVKEKGFVQPIGQRKFDHKPIGSDVAV
- a CDS encoding NAD(P)H-dependent oxidoreductase subunit E, whose amino-acid sequence is MENIAKLIAWKYGNDRTRLMDMLIEIQETEGYISKANARELAALLGTSLADIEQTISFYHFLSMKPRGKYSIYLNNSVVANMFGRQAIRDAFEKAAGIRFGEVTPDGLIGLFDTACIGMSDQEPAAIINNKVFTRLTPFRAKEIIRYIREGRSLNELVHEGFGDGKNQDPRLRAMVSSNIRRKGMVLSDNYHYGKVLREKLTVMSPEAVIAEVKHSHLRGRGGAGFPTGFKWEFCRRAKGDKHYVVCNADEGEPGTFKDRVILTEKPELVFEGMTVAGYAIGGDQGILYLRYEYRYMKDYLEGVLQNMRNEGLLGKNICGIEGFNFDIRIQYGAGAYVCGEESALLESLEGKRGEPRDKPPFPVEKGYLDQPTIINNVETFATVVRIIENGGEWFTQFGTDDSTGTKILSISGDCMFPGVYEVNWGFNVADMLDMVGAYDVQAVQVGGPSGTLIGPDEFYRTLGYSDLSTGGSMIIFGKQRNLLRDVVLNFMEFFIDESCGSCSTCRNMPQVMRNKLLKILNGRGVKKDLDELREWGKVLQASRCGLGQTAGNPIISSLKNFPHLYEQLLQKDKDFDQGFDLEASVKAANAYVGRKAVFHHHEH
- a CDS encoding NADP oxidoreductase, which produces MSKPVIATTSLAGCFGCHMSILDIDERILQLIELVEFNKSPVDDIKTFTKPVDIGIIEGGCCNSENVEVLRSFRKNCKILISLGECAIMGGLPAMRNGIPVEECIEEAYLNGPTVQLNKERILPNDDELPMLLDRVYPCHEIVKIDYFLPGCPPRADLIWEALVALITGNPLKLPYEVVKFD
- the mnmD gene encoding tRNA (5-methylaminomethyl-2-thiouridine)(34)-methyltransferase MnmD, coding for MDTFQLYRTADGSMTVFHPQLGEHYHSTTGAMGESLHVFIKNGLEPALQKFSGTIHVLEYGFGTGLNALLTSVYGENSQIAYTGIEKFPLIPELWEKLDYARFLKPDAGERYFRIMSAAWNKEEKITESFFLTKLEADFRTFVPEAGRFQLVYFDAFSAAVQPELWTCDIFSAIYHALCKGGLLVTYSAKGSVKQALRQVGFTLERLPGFGGKRHMLRAIKSS